The following are encoded together in the Brassica napus cultivar Da-Ae chromosome A9, Da-Ae, whole genome shotgun sequence genome:
- the LOC111198660 gene encoding ankyrin repeat-containing protein BDA1 yields the protein MDPRLQHAAETGSISDFYALVDENPYILDNINAVPFVNTPFHVAAASGNIPFSTEMLNLKPSFATKLNTSGYSPLHLAVEKDHRQFITWLLGIDPELSRVKGREGITPFHLIVVRGDENLVVECLMSCPECIQDVTVNGHNALHLALTNGRFETLQVLTGWIQRMSQRYSASTESDILNKKDVSHNTPLHLAAYKEDNQAVKLLLACQLVKPNEVNDDGLTFLDILRHQGQSRDLELEQAVFKTRCKEATSLPKLGKATSDHFKTPITFWSYCSTGIKRLKSDTSEEGRAVFLIICTLIITSTYQTALQPPGGLRQSEEGGSAVMKQTFFIVLWVSNTIGFCCALLYTFCLLPVSSLFTTWFFWIGASLGVSYALAMAVISPHPVLFICAAFALYLLFPLYLFMEIFIALRLSHLKATVTRMFVTFIETETIKSLKTVLSET from the exons atggATCCAAGACTACAACATGCTGCAGAAACAGGAAGCATCAGTGACTTCTATGCTCTAGTTGACGAGAATCCTTACATTCTTGATAACATCAATGCCGTTCCATTTGTCAACACTCCATTCCACGTAGCTGCAGCTTCCGGAAACATACCCTTCTCTACAGAAATGCTGAATCTGAAGCCATCTTTTGCCACAAAGCTGAACACAAGCGGGTACAGTCCATTGCATCTTGCTGTAGAGAAAGATCATAGACAGTTTATAACATGGCTTCTCGGTATTGATCCTGAACTATCTCGCGTTAAAGGGAGAGAAGGCATCACGCCTTTCCATCTCATTGTGGTTAGAGGAGATGAAAATCTTGTGGTAGAATGTCTCATGTCTTGTCCTGAATGTATCCAAGATGTGACTGTGAATGGCCATAACGCTCTTCACCTTGCTTTAACGAATGGTAGATTTGAAACTCTCCAAGTCCTCACTGGTTGGATCCAAAGAATGAGCCAAAGATATTCTGCTTCAACCGAGTCTGATATCTTGAATAAAAAAGATGTTTCTCACAACACGCCTTTGCATCTTGCAGCATATAAGGAGGATAATCAG GCGGTAAAACTGTTACTAGCTTGTCAGCTAGTGAAGCCAAACGAAGTCAATGATGATGGTTTAACGTTTCTTGATATCTTAAGACACCAAGGACAGAGTAGAGACTTGGAACTGGAACAAGCTGTCTTTAAAACCAGGTGCAAGGAGGCGACATCTCTTCCAAAACTAGGCAAAGCAACTTCTGATCACTTCAAGACACCAATCACTTTCTGGTCTTATTGCTCCACTGGCATCAAACGCCTAAAGTCCGACACTTCAGAAGAAGGTAGAGCAGTCTTCTTAATCATATGCACATTGATAATCACATCCACTTATCAAACCGCCCTACAGCCTCCAGGAGGTTTACGCCAATCAGAGGAAGGTGGTTCCGCGGTTATGAAGCAGACATTCTTCATTGTACTATGGGTTTCCAACACTATAGGCTTCTGCTGCGCTCTACTTTACACGTTTTGTCTCTTACCAGTTAGTAGCTTGTTTACCACATGGTTCTTTTGGATTGGGGCGTCTCTTGGAGTCTCTTATGCCCTTGCTATGGCTGTAATCTCACCACACCCAGTGTTGTTTATCTGCGCAGCCTTCGCCTTGTACCTGCTCTTTCCTCTGTATCTCTTTATGGAAATTTTCATAGCACTGAGGCTGAGCCATCTGAAGGCTACAGTGACTAGAATGTTTGTAACATTTATTGAAACAGAGACAATCAAAAGCTTAAAGACAGTTTTATCAGAAACATAA
- the LOC106405288 gene encoding ankyrin repeat-containing protein BDA1-like, with protein MDPRLQQAAKSGSIDELYALIDENPYILENIDAVPFINTPLHVAAASGNIEFAMEMLNLKPSFARKLNTSGYSPLHLAVETGHTYFVSWMLKHDHSLACLKGRNGMTPFHLLVVRGNVDLVAECLLVSPECIRDVSVNGRNALHLAVVNDRYEVLQVLTGWIKRTMQRNAFKNEFCFLNKEDFSYNTALHLAAQKNDLQAVRLLLECQHVERNKVNGDGLTFLDILRNLENSGDWDLDLEQVIIKTRCKEAASMPKPKSQSHFLKSPFTFWTFYSTGMKRLRSNSSEEVRGPFLIVFTLIITVTYQTGLQPPGGDHSSKDPTKQAFFVLLWLSNTLGFYCSLFYTFSFLPLRGLFTSWYISIGILLGVSYALAVAANSPDPVFFLMMTFVIFLLYVLYLILLAVVGRRKNLTVVPEPHLSWFRKP; from the exons ATGGATCCGAGACTTCAACAAGCTGCTAAATCTGGAAGCATTGATGAGTTGTATGCTCTTATTGATGAGAATCCATACATACTTGAGAACATCGATGCGGTACCGTTCATCAACACTCCCCTCCATGTAGCTGCAGCTTCCGGTAACATAGAGTTTGCCATGGAGATGCTGAATCTTAAGCCATCTTTCGCTAGAAAGCTGAACACAAGCGGGTACAGTCCATTGCATCTCGCTGTAGAGACGGGTCATACATATTTTGTTTCCTGGATGCTCAAGCATGATCACAGCCTTGCTTGCCTCAAAGGGAGAAATGGCATGACCCCATTCCACTTACTAGTGGTAAGAGGAAACGTGGATCTCGTGGCAGAGTGCCTCCTTGTTTCCCCTGAATGTATCCGAGATGTGAGTGTGAATGGCCGGAATGCTCTGCACCTTGCTGTGGTGAATGATAGATATGAAGTTCTCCAAGTCCTCACTGGATGGATCAAGAGAACGATGCAAAGAAACGCTTTCAAGAACGAGTTCTGTTTTCTGAATAAAGAAGATTTCAGCTACAACACAGCCTTGCACCTTGCAGCACAGAAGAATGATCTTCAG GCGGTAAGATTATTACTAGAATGTCAGCATGTGGAGCGGAATAAAGTCAATGGTGATGGTTTAACATTCCTTGATATCTTAAGAAACCTGGAGAACTCAGGTGACTGGGACTTGGATTTGGAACAAGTTATTATAAAGACCCGGTGTAAAGAGGCTGCTTCTATGCCAAAACCCAAGTCACAATCTCATTTTTTGAAATCGCCATTTACTTTCTGGACATTCTATTCCACTGGTATGAAACGCCTAAGGTCTAACAGTTCAGAAGAAGTTCGTGGACCTTTCCTGATTGTATTCACTTTGATAATAACAGTTACATATCAGACTGGCCTCCAGCCTCCTGGAGGTGATCACTCATCCAAGGATCCGACAAAACAGGCATTCTTTGTCCTTCTTTGGCTTTCCAACACCTTAGGCTTCTACTGCTCTCTATTCTACACTTTTTCTTTCTTACCACTCAGGGGTCTGTTTACGTCATGGTACATTTCAATAGGGATCTTGCTGGGAGTTTCTTATGCATTAGCAGTGGCGGCAAACTCACCAGATCCTGTGTTCTTTCTCATGATGACCTTTGTCATCTTCCTGCTTTATGTTCTCTATCTCATTTTGCTTGCTGTTGTTGGGCGGCGGAAGAATCTGACGGTGGTACCTGAGCCCCATTTAAGCTGGTTTAGAAAACCTTGA
- the LOC111198916 gene encoding acrosin-like: MKFSATTMEIALCLLLLISVQTIAEPSTDKTGKIPPPPVPSSPTQNPPPPSPPTNNENTMFMPETISHMRSLRYLPLN; the protein is encoded by the coding sequence ATGAAGTTCTCTGCAACAACAATGGAGATTGCTCTATGTCTTCTTCTACTAATATCCGTTCAAACAATCGCAGAACCGTCCACAGACAAAACGGGTAAAATTCCACCCCCACCAGTTCCATCGTCTCCTACACAAAACCCTCCTCCTCCAAGCCCACCCACTAACAACGAGAACACCATGTTTATGCCTGAAACAATTTCTCATATGAGATCACTACGCTATCTTCCCCTGAACTAG